A region of Antricoccus suffuscus DNA encodes the following proteins:
- a CDS encoding class I adenylate-forming enzyme family protein — translation MTTLDAAASSITVNSVFQNAFRIYSGRVAVTSEDGSQTYSEIGERSARLAAALTELGVRKGDRVAVLSETRPEYVETYAALASLGVTALTLNIRLHAQEIEYCIATGKPVAIIVSEPLLHLVDALRSRECSISDWICLEPGIDGYVSYEELLAGAGGPPPVVEISGDDIHNVLYTSGTTGRPKGAMISQSAAAVRALRLAQWFALTPEDGFIGWLPLFHCGGDESLYATMLTGGRFAALRKADPETMFRVIERDRLSWSLLLPGVLTDFLYHPRRTDYDLTSLRFAIGYANMMPLVVQELTRECDIDFYDAFGQTEASYVLAHGMSGPGEMPSLHKTPTPLMEVRITDAEMNEAPVGVPGECVVRGPSVMSGYLDDPEATEEVFRGGWLHTGDILVRHEDGTVSYVDREKFLVKTGGENVYPAEVEKVIAQMDAVQEVCVFGVPDERWGETVKAVVVLRPGASATAAEVAEHCRAQLAGYKRPRYVQFMSEDQLPRSATGKLQRHVLATNPVTDGESV, via the coding sequence ATGACTACGCTGGACGCCGCAGCCTCGTCGATCACGGTCAACAGTGTCTTCCAAAACGCGTTTCGGATCTACTCAGGCCGCGTGGCGGTAACCTCCGAAGACGGCAGCCAGACCTATAGCGAGATAGGCGAGCGGTCGGCGCGACTGGCCGCGGCGCTCACCGAGCTCGGCGTACGCAAGGGCGACCGCGTCGCCGTGCTTTCCGAGACCCGCCCGGAGTACGTCGAGACGTACGCCGCGCTCGCATCGCTTGGCGTGACCGCGTTGACTCTGAACATTCGGCTGCACGCTCAGGAGATCGAATACTGCATCGCCACCGGCAAACCCGTCGCGATCATCGTGTCCGAGCCGTTGCTGCATTTGGTGGATGCCTTGCGGTCAAGGGAATGTTCCATCAGCGACTGGATCTGTCTCGAACCCGGGATAGATGGATACGTGTCGTATGAGGAGCTGCTGGCGGGGGCCGGCGGACCGCCGCCTGTCGTCGAGATATCCGGAGACGACATCCACAACGTGCTCTACACCAGCGGGACGACCGGTCGGCCCAAAGGCGCGATGATCAGCCAGTCCGCGGCCGCGGTGCGTGCACTGCGTCTCGCGCAATGGTTTGCGCTCACCCCCGAGGACGGGTTCATCGGTTGGCTGCCGCTGTTTCACTGCGGCGGCGACGAATCGCTCTACGCGACCATGCTCACCGGCGGGCGGTTCGCGGCGCTGCGCAAGGCCGACCCGGAGACGATGTTCCGCGTGATCGAGCGAGACCGGTTGAGCTGGTCGCTGCTGCTGCCCGGCGTACTCACCGACTTCCTTTACCACCCGCGGCGTACCGACTACGACCTGACCAGCCTGCGGTTCGCAATCGGTTACGCCAACATGATGCCGCTCGTCGTGCAGGAGTTGACCCGCGAATGCGATATCGACTTCTACGATGCGTTCGGGCAGACCGAGGCAAGTTATGTCCTGGCGCACGGTATGTCCGGGCCCGGCGAGATGCCGTCTCTGCACAAGACCCCGACCCCGCTGATGGAAGTCCGGATCACCGACGCCGAGATGAATGAGGCGCCGGTAGGTGTACCGGGGGAATGCGTCGTACGCGGGCCAAGCGTGATGTCCGGCTATCTCGACGATCCGGAGGCTACCGAAGAGGTCTTCCGTGGCGGCTGGCTGCACACCGGCGACATCCTGGTCCGGCACGAGGATGGCACGGTGTCCTACGTCGATCGCGAGAAGTTTCTTGTCAAAACCGGTGGCGAAAACGTGTATCCGGCCGAGGTGGAGAAAGTCATCGCGCAGATGGACGCCGTGCAGGAAGTCTGCGTCTTCGGCGTACCGGACGAGCGTTGGGGAGAGACGGTCAAGGCGGTCGTCGTACTGCGACCCGGTGCCAGCGCGACCGCGGCGGAGGTCGCCGAGCACTGCCGCGCCCAGCTCGCCGGTTACAAGCGGCCACGATATGTCCAGTTCATGTCCGAGGACCAGTTGCCGCGCAGTGCGACGGGCAAGCTGCAACGGCACGTACTGGCCACGAACCCGGTCACGGATGGCGAGTCCGTATGA
- a CDS encoding enoyl-CoA hydratase/isomerase family protein, translating to MSDIKISDHGPVRVLTINRPERRNALAATTAEELRTAVEDAARASGVGALVLTGAGGHFSAGGDAEAILGVIGDNADAAPVRLMRTFHRLVQAIWDSELPVVAAVSGVAYGGAFNLALSCDLIYCSEDARFCQVFMKRGIVPDVGGAYLLPRAAGIHKAKELMLLAGEIDAQRASDLGLVNGVLPDAEAVLARAIEIATQIAESPDFAVSLTKRLINSSTTGTLQSALELEAITQATILRSPSAQRGFQEFLNRGSRTPDTPSRTD from the coding sequence ATGAGCGACATCAAGATCAGCGATCACGGCCCGGTCCGCGTGCTCACCATCAACCGACCGGAACGGCGCAACGCACTGGCCGCGACAACGGCCGAGGAACTGCGCACCGCGGTCGAGGACGCGGCCCGGGCCTCGGGTGTCGGAGCGTTAGTGCTCACCGGAGCCGGTGGGCACTTCTCGGCAGGCGGGGATGCCGAGGCTATCCTCGGCGTCATCGGTGATAACGCCGACGCCGCACCGGTACGCCTGATGCGGACGTTCCACCGGCTGGTGCAAGCTATCTGGGATAGCGAACTGCCTGTGGTTGCGGCGGTCTCCGGCGTTGCGTATGGCGGTGCGTTTAACCTCGCGCTCAGCTGTGACTTGATCTATTGCTCGGAAGATGCCCGATTCTGCCAAGTGTTCATGAAGCGCGGCATCGTGCCCGATGTCGGTGGCGCCTACCTGTTGCCGAGGGCCGCGGGCATTCACAAGGCAAAGGAACTCATGCTGCTGGCCGGCGAGATCGATGCCCAACGGGCAAGCGATCTCGGCCTTGTCAACGGCGTCTTGCCCGATGCCGAGGCGGTGCTCGCGCGGGCGATCGAGATCGCTACCCAGATCGCCGAGAGTCCCGATTTCGCCGTATCGCTGACCAAGCGGCTCATCAACTCAAGCACCACCGGCACGCTGCAGTCCGCGCTCGAGCTTGAGGCGATCACGCAGGCCACCATCTTGCGCTCGCCGTCCGCGCAGCGCGGATTCCAGGAGTTTCTTAACCGTGGCAGCCGTACGCCGGATACCCCGTCACGCACCGACTGA
- a CDS encoding acyl-CoA dehydrogenase family protein: MDFAPNPDHIALRAAVGAIADKYGGGYYARHAEAREPTTELWRDLGEHGFIGINLPEEYGGGGANLAELKVVCEETAAHGTPLLLLLVSSAITGEVIAKYGSPQQKRTWLPRLATGEAKIVFAITEPNAGSNTHRLTTTATRDGDGYVLRGEKYFISGVDEADAILVVAKTGGDRDRAELSLFIVDADAAGLEKQPLPVSVTLPERQFTLHFDDVHVDADRLIGTEGDGFTQVFQGLNPERITGAALCVGIGRYMLDKAAAYAGSRIVWDKPIGTHQGVSHALAKAKIEVELAALMTAQAAWLHDRGEPAGEASNMAKYAAAEAALAAADAAIQCHGGNGVTTEFGLLPYWGLARLLRIAPVNREMILNFVAQHSLGLPRSY; this comes from the coding sequence ATGGACTTCGCACCAAATCCCGACCACATAGCGCTTCGTGCCGCGGTTGGCGCTATTGCTGACAAGTACGGCGGCGGCTACTACGCGCGGCACGCCGAGGCGCGCGAACCGACCACCGAGTTGTGGCGCGACCTGGGCGAGCACGGTTTCATCGGGATCAACCTGCCCGAGGAGTACGGCGGGGGCGGCGCCAACCTCGCCGAACTGAAGGTAGTCTGCGAGGAGACCGCGGCGCACGGTACGCCGCTGCTGCTGTTGTTGGTGTCCAGTGCGATCACTGGTGAGGTGATCGCGAAGTACGGTTCGCCGCAGCAGAAGCGGACCTGGCTTCCGCGGCTCGCGACCGGCGAAGCGAAGATCGTGTTCGCCATCACCGAGCCCAATGCCGGTTCCAACACGCACCGGCTCACAACGACCGCCACCCGGGACGGTGACGGTTATGTGCTGCGCGGCGAGAAGTACTTCATCTCCGGCGTCGACGAAGCAGACGCGATACTGGTAGTCGCCAAGACCGGAGGCGACCGGGACCGCGCGGAGCTGTCGCTGTTCATCGTCGACGCCGATGCCGCCGGCCTGGAGAAGCAGCCACTGCCGGTGTCTGTGACCCTCCCAGAGCGGCAGTTCACTCTGCACTTCGACGACGTGCACGTCGATGCTGACCGGCTCATCGGTACCGAGGGTGACGGGTTCACGCAGGTGTTCCAGGGACTCAACCCGGAGCGCATCACCGGCGCCGCACTGTGCGTAGGGATCGGTCGCTACATGCTCGACAAGGCGGCGGCGTACGCCGGTTCTCGGATCGTGTGGGACAAGCCGATCGGCACTCACCAGGGCGTGTCGCACGCCCTGGCAAAAGCGAAGATCGAGGTGGAGCTCGCGGCACTGATGACCGCACAGGCGGCATGGTTGCACGACCGCGGCGAGCCGGCCGGCGAGGCCTCCAACATGGCGAAATACGCCGCGGCCGAGGCGGCGCTCGCCGCGGCCGACGCGGCTATCCAGTGTCACGGTGGCAACGGCGTCACGACCGAGTTCGGCCTATTGCCGTATTGGGGCCTGGCGCGACTACTGCGCATCGCTCCGGTCAACCGCGAGATGATCCTCAACTTTGTCGCCCAGCACTCGCTGGGCCTGCCGCGGTCCTACTAG
- a CDS encoding AMP-binding protein: MTTSALALNLIHRVNVGDSLTRSSARYPDRLAVVDGARRFSYAELNAWVNRVAHGLVGKGYARGDALALASGNSVEFLVTYYACAKLGVVCVPINLGWRGEEVAYVLSHSEARGIVVESQLVETMSEPITNSDKVRDVIVAPGTADATGVTIADRDVVTFDLLSDGTSDLEPEQFVADRDPISYLYTSGTTSFPKGVVGNHTAIYLESMTMALEAGFTADDRFVAMMPMFHTAQINCHCTSAVMVGAAIYIERGFDAARLLGLIESEQITQIFGLPMMYGAMLEHPDISARDLSSLRRALYAMAPMPEAQLRKCIEVFDCDFYLLFGQTEMSPTATIFRPEHQLTHNGAVGTPVANVQVAIMDADGTLLPQGSQGEIVYRGPHTMSEYLKNEEATDAAFAHGWFHSGDVGHFGPDGILWFSDRNKDVIKTGGENVASIEVEKAVYAADPNVAEAVVVGLPHSHWTEAITAVVVPRPGTTIDEAALIAKMKTLVDPYKAPKAVIVVDELPRTSTGKIQKNVVRDQHHAHYES; encoded by the coding sequence ATGACCACGTCCGCACTCGCACTCAACCTGATCCATCGGGTCAACGTCGGCGACAGCTTGACGCGAAGCTCGGCCCGTTATCCCGACCGGCTAGCGGTCGTCGACGGTGCGCGACGCTTTAGCTATGCCGAACTCAACGCGTGGGTAAATCGGGTCGCACATGGCCTGGTAGGCAAGGGATACGCGCGCGGTGACGCGCTCGCGCTCGCCTCGGGCAACAGCGTCGAGTTCCTGGTTACCTATTACGCGTGCGCGAAGCTCGGCGTCGTCTGCGTGCCGATCAACCTCGGCTGGCGCGGCGAGGAGGTCGCCTACGTGCTTAGCCACTCCGAGGCGCGAGGCATCGTCGTGGAGTCGCAGCTGGTTGAGACGATGAGTGAGCCCATCACGAATTCCGACAAGGTCCGCGACGTCATTGTCGCGCCGGGGACCGCGGACGCGACCGGTGTGACAATCGCGGACCGCGACGTCGTCACGTTCGACCTACTCTCCGATGGGACATCCGATCTGGAGCCGGAGCAGTTCGTTGCCGACCGTGACCCGATCAGCTACCTCTACACAAGCGGTACGACGTCGTTCCCCAAGGGTGTCGTCGGCAACCATACGGCTATATACCTCGAGTCGATGACGATGGCGCTGGAGGCCGGGTTTACTGCTGATGACCGGTTCGTGGCCATGATGCCGATGTTTCACACCGCTCAGATCAACTGCCACTGCACGTCCGCGGTGATGGTGGGGGCCGCGATCTACATTGAGCGCGGCTTCGACGCGGCCCGACTGCTGGGGCTAATCGAGTCCGAGCAGATCACGCAGATCTTCGGACTGCCCATGATGTACGGCGCGATGCTTGAGCATCCGGATATATCCGCCCGTGACCTCTCCAGCCTGCGCCGCGCACTCTACGCAATGGCACCGATGCCCGAAGCTCAATTGCGCAAATGCATCGAGGTCTTCGACTGCGACTTCTATTTGTTGTTCGGACAGACGGAGATGAGCCCGACCGCCACCATTTTCCGTCCGGAGCACCAGCTGACCCACAACGGCGCGGTCGGCACGCCGGTCGCCAACGTGCAGGTCGCGATCATGGACGCCGATGGAACGCTTCTACCGCAGGGAAGCCAGGGCGAGATCGTCTACCGCGGCCCGCACACGATGAGCGAGTACCTCAAGAACGAGGAAGCCACCGACGCCGCGTTTGCGCACGGCTGGTTCCACTCCGGCGATGTCGGCCATTTCGGTCCGGACGGGATCCTCTGGTTCAGCGACCGCAACAAGGACGTCATCAAGACAGGCGGCGAGAATGTCGCGTCCATCGAGGTCGAGAAGGCGGTGTACGCCGCCGACCCCAATGTCGCGGAGGCGGTCGTCGTGGGATTACCGCACAGCCACTGGACCGAGGCAATCACTGCGGTCGTCGTACCTCGACCAGGTACGACGATCGACGAGGCCGCGCTCATTGCCAAGATGAAGACGCTCGTCGACCCCTACAAGGCGCCGAAGGCGGTCATCGTCGTAGATGAACTGCCGCGCACATCAACGGGAAAGATCCAGAAGAACGTCGTACGCGATCAGCACCACGCACACTATGAAAGCTAG
- a CDS encoding TetR/AcrR family transcriptional regulator, whose translation MKASEVAVTAPSPGGRVRDPDRKEKILGAAADLIARNGYHSVSMSDIGTEAGITGSGIYRHFAGKSAILVALFERIIDDLLRDEHEIVVTVADLGDAMDQLIDGQVEFVVGDRELARVYHNEIRNLPEPDQVRLRRKQRLYVEEWVHVLRELRNDLDDAAARTVVHAAIGAIQSTLFHNVGLPEDRLRLSLAESARAVLGVRR comes from the coding sequence ATGAAAGCTAGTGAGGTCGCGGTGACCGCGCCGTCGCCCGGCGGGCGCGTCCGTGATCCGGACCGCAAGGAGAAGATTCTCGGTGCGGCAGCAGATCTGATCGCTCGCAACGGCTATCACTCAGTGTCGATGTCCGATATCGGGACTGAAGCGGGCATCACCGGATCGGGTATATATAGACACTTTGCCGGGAAATCTGCGATCCTCGTGGCGCTCTTCGAGCGAATCATCGATGACCTGCTGCGCGACGAACACGAGATCGTGGTGACTGTTGCCGACCTCGGTGACGCGATGGACCAGCTCATCGATGGCCAGGTCGAATTCGTGGTGGGAGACCGGGAGCTGGCGCGGGTCTATCACAACGAGATTCGCAACCTACCCGAACCGGACCAGGTGAGGCTGCGCCGCAAACAGCGCCTATACGTCGAGGAATGGGTGCACGTGCTGCGGGAACTGCGCAACGATCTCGACGACGCCGCGGCGCGCACTGTCGTACACGCGGCGATCGGCGCGATCCAGTCGACGCTCTTTCATAATGTGGGATTGCCCGAAGACCGGCTGCGGCTGAGTCTGGCTGAGTCCGCGCGGGCGGTCCTCGGCGTACGACGGTGA
- a CDS encoding BlaI/MecI/CopY family transcriptional regulator, which translates to MAEVVRVAKSLGELERSVMDVLWDADSAMTATAIIACLPNPELKANTILTVLSRLEGKGFVRRVKDGRAAVFSPTASRQDHVAGMLRQVLDDSGDPSAALAHFASSVSPEQADILRGALGGRRERNP; encoded by the coding sequence ATGGCAGAGGTAGTGCGCGTGGCGAAGTCCCTTGGCGAACTTGAACGTTCTGTAATGGACGTGCTTTGGGACGCTGATTCGGCGATGACAGCAACCGCCATCATCGCGTGCCTGCCCAACCCCGAACTCAAGGCCAACACCATCCTCACCGTACTCAGCAGGCTCGAGGGCAAGGGATTCGTGCGCCGCGTCAAGGACGGCCGGGCGGCCGTGTTCAGCCCGACCGCGTCGCGTCAGGACCACGTCGCCGGGATGCTCCGCCAGGTCCTCGACGACTCGGGCGATCCATCGGCCGCGCTTGCGCATTTCGCATCTTCGGTGTCGCCGGAGCAGGCGGACATCCTCCGCGGTGCGCTTGGCGGCCGCCGCGAGCGCAACCCGTAA
- a CDS encoding M56 family metallopeptidase, whose translation MVVTAVALAVMSVLLADPIPRWLSKARWTWHDPVGGLVLWQSIGLAAGLSLCGCFLVLGFGNLGPSLPEALIAFWRDTADGVPFRGIGAADAACLLIAAGLALRLFWTLLRSVRRVLAVRRTQRDALDVLATPWPNDAGVLVLDHPSAVAYCLPGNKSRLVISSGATERLSRDQLNAVLTHERAHLSHRHDLVVLPFVAWGAALPFSVGVRRAQANVALLVEMMADDAAVQAGQADALIAALNRMRPASVRNLGGVDQDIASEVRRHRLQNPSRGTTRLRSASLAASALLLLVPTLVIVVPALI comes from the coding sequence GTGGTCGTTACGGCCGTCGCGCTTGCCGTCATGTCGGTCCTTCTTGCCGACCCGATTCCACGGTGGCTCAGCAAGGCCCGTTGGACCTGGCATGACCCGGTAGGCGGCCTGGTCCTCTGGCAGTCGATAGGGCTCGCCGCGGGTCTTTCGTTGTGCGGTTGTTTCCTGGTCCTGGGTTTCGGCAATCTTGGGCCGTCCTTACCCGAGGCGCTGATCGCGTTTTGGCGGGACACGGCGGACGGCGTGCCGTTCAGAGGGATCGGCGCCGCGGATGCGGCTTGCCTTCTCATAGCCGCGGGCCTGGCGTTGCGGCTGTTCTGGACGCTGTTGCGGAGCGTACGGCGGGTCCTCGCGGTACGCCGGACCCAGCGTGACGCGCTCGACGTACTTGCTACTCCGTGGCCAAACGACGCCGGTGTGCTTGTGCTAGATCACCCGAGTGCGGTCGCGTATTGCCTGCCGGGAAACAAGTCGCGCCTGGTGATCTCCTCGGGTGCGACCGAGCGACTGAGTCGCGACCAGCTCAACGCGGTGCTGACGCACGAGCGGGCGCACCTGAGCCACCGGCACGACCTGGTGGTGTTGCCGTTCGTCGCGTGGGGCGCGGCATTGCCGTTCTCGGTCGGCGTACGCCGAGCCCAAGCTAATGTCGCGTTGTTAGTAGAGATGATGGCCGACGACGCCGCCGTACAGGCCGGGCAGGCAGATGCGCTTATCGCGGCGCTGAATCGGATGCGGCCGGCGTCGGTGCGCAATCTTGGCGGGGTCGATCAGGACATCGCCAGCGAGGTACGCCGCCACCGCCTGCAGAATCCATCGCGCGGCACGACCCGGTTGCGATCGGCGAGTCTCGCCGCGAGTGCGCTACTACTGCTGGTGCCCACTCTCGTGATCGTCGTACCCGCGTTGATCTAG
- a CDS encoding DUF998 domain-containing protein yields MHSVALTTRPVLHDSHPSKQASDRRWITGTEWVMTLGIVAIVLMHVTSTRSFFGDALSSYAFSPLDSVLFAISVLSLAVCAVLIPLSLHSAGLKVGIGTKALFGAWGSGLTAAVMFPAAYGEHPDLTSGAIHQYSCALAFTALPASMIGVIREARRSGVLALSRLPLTRLLRIAITCLAFFGLSYLAEKLSQLGIFDAISIILPVAMTQRIVLGADIVVLAGVVLLAARTLDQRGYDDHESGHQQ; encoded by the coding sequence ATGCATTCGGTTGCCTTGACGACACGGCCCGTCCTTCACGATTCTCACCCGTCGAAGCAGGCTTCGGATCGCCGCTGGATTACCGGCACCGAATGGGTCATGACACTCGGAATCGTCGCGATCGTGCTGATGCATGTCACCAGTACGCGCAGCTTCTTCGGAGACGCGCTGTCGAGCTACGCGTTCAGTCCCCTGGACTCCGTCCTATTCGCGATCAGCGTCCTATCTCTCGCGGTGTGCGCCGTACTCATCCCACTGTCATTGCACTCGGCGGGGCTCAAAGTCGGCATCGGGACCAAGGCACTATTCGGGGCGTGGGGCTCCGGGCTGACCGCCGCGGTCATGTTTCCCGCGGCGTACGGCGAACATCCCGACCTCACCAGCGGCGCCATCCATCAGTACTCCTGCGCCCTGGCATTTACGGCGCTGCCGGCCTCGATGATCGGTGTCATACGCGAAGCGCGACGGTCTGGCGTACTTGCCCTTAGTCGCCTGCCACTGACCCGCCTGCTGCGGATAGCCATCACGTGCCTGGCGTTCTTCGGCCTGAGCTACCTTGCCGAAAAGCTCAGCCAGCTAGGCATCTTTGACGCCATCTCGATCATATTGCCGGTAGCAATGACCCAACGAATCGTGCTCGGCGCGGACATCGTCGTACTGGCCGGCGTCGTCCTCCTCGCGGCCCGAACGCTAGATCAACGCGGGTACGACGATCACGAGAGTGGGCACCAGCAGTAG
- a CDS encoding IclR family transcriptional regulator domain-containing protein, which produces MPDEPKHPSSQFVQSFAKGLSVIRTFGPGAGSMTLSQVAERSGLPRAGARRLLLTLQELGYVVFDGKNFSLTPKIMDLGYSYLSSMELWDLAEPFLAGVSERLDETTSAAVLDGPDIVYVVRVPTHRLISNALSIGTRLPAHATSLGRVLLGALSDDELDRYLRTTKLEQFTQKTTTDPDELRAAVRADHSKGWSWVADQLEDGLCGVAVPIRRRDSAVIAAINISTRPVRGSMAAVRKRLLPELRVVAEQIEAALKLRA; this is translated from the coding sequence ATGCCCGATGAGCCCAAGCACCCGTCCAGCCAGTTCGTGCAGTCGTTTGCGAAAGGGCTCTCGGTGATCCGGACCTTTGGCCCGGGTGCCGGTTCGATGACGCTGAGTCAGGTGGCCGAGCGAAGTGGCCTGCCACGGGCGGGGGCGCGCCGACTGTTGCTGACGCTCCAGGAGCTCGGTTACGTCGTATTCGACGGTAAGAACTTCTCGCTGACGCCGAAGATTATGGACCTTGGATACTCCTATCTGTCATCGATGGAACTGTGGGACCTGGCCGAGCCGTTCCTCGCGGGCGTTTCGGAGCGGCTGGACGAGACCACTTCCGCGGCCGTATTGGATGGACCGGACATCGTGTACGTCGTACGCGTGCCGACCCACCGGCTGATCAGTAATGCGCTGAGCATCGGAACGCGGCTTCCTGCGCATGCGACGTCCCTGGGGCGCGTGCTTCTTGGGGCGCTGAGCGACGACGAGCTGGATCGATACCTGCGTACCACGAAGCTGGAGCAGTTCACGCAGAAGACGACCACCGATCCGGATGAGCTGCGCGCAGCGGTCCGCGCGGATCACAGCAAGGGCTGGTCATGGGTCGCTGACCAGCTCGAAGACGGGCTGTGCGGGGTCGCCGTACCGATCCGTCGCCGCGATAGCGCCGTCATCGCGGCGATCAATATCAGCACCCGCCCGGTCCGGGGGAGCATGGCGGCGGTCCGCAAGCGACTGCTGCCGGAGCTGCGCGTCGTGGCC